CGGCCGCGGATGGGTTTCACTTTCCCTTGGGCTCTTGATGCCACCCCCACGTCCCTTGCCCTGGGACACCTTCAGTCCCGTCCCGCAGTGCTCCCCTAAAGcctttgtcccttctcccagggctggccgggctgggggctatTTTCGGGGTTGGGGGTGACTTTCTGGAGCAGTTCCCACTCCCAGGGAACCTCCTTCTCCTTGGAGCCCTCCCActccctctccagtttctccaggctcTTTGGAGCACGGATGGGGGAACAGCGACACCCGCGGGATGGAGCGGGCACCGCTCACGCCACGCTCGCCCCTTGCCATGCAACGCCCTGAATTAACGTGGGCGCAATCTCCgtctctctgtgtccttctccGTCCCCAAGCTGAGTTCAGAGTGGTGGGACCAGACCGACCTCTCCTTGCCACCGTGGGGCAGGACGTCGTGCTGCCGTGTCACTTGTCCCCACGCGCGGACGCTCGGAGCTGGGAGATCTGGTGGATCCGGCACCAGTTCTCGGAAACGGTGCATCTCTACCGAAAGGGAGAGGACCTGGATTGGGCACAGATGAGGGAATACGCTGGAAGGACAGAGTTGGTCAGAGATGGTCTCTCCGGTGGGACCCTGGACTTGCGACTCGCTGGGGTGAGACCCTCTGATGATGGCCAGTACGTCTGCACTGTGAGAGATGCTGCCTCTTATGGAGAAGCTAcagtggagctggaggtggcaggTTTGTGGGTGGTGCGGTGTTTCCTGGGGGTGGTTCAGGTGTCCCTGGGTTGGTGTGTCCCTCCCAGACCTCTGTCCCACCCTCACGTCCATCCATCCAATACCAAAGGCCAATAGACCTTGACAGAGGGCGGGTTGAAGGGGACCCTTCCCATCCGTGCCTGCCCAGGAAGGAGCACAGACATGGTGCTGGAGGTGTTTTTGGGGGCAGAGCGGCACAAACGAGGTGGCTTTGTGTCTCTGTGGTGTCCTCGAGGTGTTGTGAGGGCAcaggggagaagctgctgagcagctgcttgggCTCAGGGCCTGGGCTGCCAAGCGAGCCCAGGATGGGAGCTACCGCTGTGCCTGGCGTTGGGAAGAGCCCTCTTCCCAGGTCCCACCAGCTGGATCCTTGCTTTGCCTTTGCCGTTTGTGCCGGAGGAGACCTGGCGCCTCGTCTGGAAGCCTCAGGGCTTCTTGGACAAGGCCGGGAGAGGGCAGAGACCTTGCTCGGCCTCTGGGTCCTCCTCTGCCGGGCTGTTTTATGGGCGATGTGGGGTCATTGGGCATCAATGCTCTCCGGTTCCTGCACACGTTGGGGTGGTTTGGTTGGTGTGAGGAGCAcgtgcgtggtcccacagccccctcGGGACAATGGGATGTGTCTGGTACAGGGTTGGGTCTTTGCCTTTGAGCCGAGTCCATCCCTAACTCAGCCCAACGGCGGGCTCTTCCCCCAGCCATGGGCTCcgtccctctcctctctctggagGCTCACCAGGACGGAGGCATCCGGGTGGTGTGTGGATCGGCCGGCTGGTACCCACAACCGCAGGTGCTGTGGAAGGCTGCCAACGGGCAGCGTCTGCCCTCGGTCTCCCGGAGACGTTCCTCTGACGAGAGGGGCCTGTTTGAGATCCAAGATGTCGTTGTGGTGAGCGGGAAGGGCGATGGGAACTTGTCGTGCGTGGTGAGGAACAGCcgcctggagcaggagcaggcgtCGTCCCTGCACATCTCAGGTGCAggatggcagcggggctggggttgGCTGcgcttggtgggggggggggggggcagtttgaTCTCGGGGGGCTGGAGAAAcgtgcggggggtgggggaatgggaAGGGGTGCACCCGCAGGTGAGCTTTAGCGCAGGAGATAACCTGAGCCTGGCGGGCTTCAGGGGAGCATTGGGATGGCCGTGGGCTGGAGAGGACGATGTCCCCTtgagcccggggctcccagcacaAGGCTTTAGGAGTGGGGTGGTGTAATCCCAGCCCAGAGCCAGCACCGCGCAGCCCCTCGCTCATTCCCCACCGTTGGGATGGGATAGAGAATGGGAAGAGTAACGGGTTTTGTCCCAACTGTTTGCGCTCCCCaagcccactcgctggtggggcggtgtgaggagcagaccATTCCTCGACTACCCAGCAACACCCAAAACCATCAGTGCGCTCCCATCGCtgcttctcatcccaaatgcaaaacatccCATCCCTCAGTAACTGCAAGCGATGACGTCCACTTGTTcattccatcccagccaaaaccctGACGATGAGTTAGAACttggagtttttctttctccctttcgtTTTCCTCCTACACAGGAGTGCAAAGTGagcccttttcctgctgtgtttttgtttctcagctcCCTTTTTCCACAACGCCCGTCACTGGATGGCAGCTCTGGGTGTCTTCCTCATGCTTTCAGTGGCGTCATTTGGCGTCATCGCTTATCTCTGGCGAAGGAAAGGTGAGTTTGTCACGGGGGGGATGGAATGGAGGGGATCGGGGTGGAGCGAGGCCGAGCCCTGGCCCATGGACGTACGTAGAAGGGGATGACAGTCGTGTCAAAAGGTGTTTTGCCTTCATTAAAGAAGCTCTTTgggcacaggaaggatggggacaaggacccggGGCGTGGGTGGGAGGCCAGGGAGCGTGGCCAGAGCACctggctggtgggacggtgcaaGAGTCTCTGGTGAGATGTTAGCGCCGATgaagcagctgctctcctgacctcctcttcctctgcctttgctttgcagtggggcTGTCCAGAGCGCTGGGTGAGTCCTTCCGGCCCCTGCCACCAGCGAAGCCTCCTGAGAAAGGAGCCCCCTGGGAGGGACGTGGCTCTGGGTGGCTCTTGATCGCCCTGTGGTCGTTGGTCTGGGTTGATGGAGCCCAGAAGGGGACTGGAGAGCACTGGGGCTGGGAACGGGGCCCAGGAGGTGACCTAAGTCATGGGGAGAAGTGGGGACCCGTCATCAGTCAGCTTAAATCAGGCTGAGCCTTAAATCTCTGCTCAAGTCAGGCTTCAATGCAGGGTgcctgggaggggtggctgggggagaagggaggcagggaaCCTGCTCTGGGACCCACAcggtcttttcccactccccaaacacAAGGAGTTTGGGGTCtcgccagctctgcctgctgctgcaggaacagccatgggatgagaagccgtcccctctcatcactcattgatttcatttttgctttccaggGAATCGAGATGCAGAACTAGGTGAGTCTCCAGGACCTCTGACATGGCTCGGTGTCCTCTCCCGGGTGATGTGTGCTCAGCCCTGTCCCCCCGTgcccttcccctccatccctccatcccctgggggCGGGGAAACCCCAAGGGGaggtgcctgggagggtgggcagctgggggacaccagcccagggatggaccctctcccttggccagagtccctggggaccggccgtgGGACATGACCTGGCTGGATGGGGCCATTCACAGGGTTTTgtggtcttttcccactccccaaactctctgagctctcctTGAGCTCTGTGCGCTCCTAAAGGAGCAGCCATGGCAtgagaagccgtcccctctcatcactcatcgcttctttttttccattccagaggaACAAGCTGCACGGTTGGGTGAGTCTCCGTGATCTCCTCTTGGCTCGGTGTCCTCTCCCAGGCGCTCTGTACTTGGCCCTGTCCCCCCGTgcccatcccctccatccctccatcccctggatCAGAGTAAACCCCcaggggatgtgcctgggagggtgggcggCCGGGGGACACCGGCCaagggatggaccctctcccctgccccgagtccctggggaccggccgtgGAACGTGACCTTGCTCTTGTCCCTCCTTGTAGCGTGGAGAATGTTCCTGCTTCCTGAAAATCCAGGTAATTgcgtattttattgtatttttatgggtggttctcctccctttccctctgcgGGAGGTGTAACTGGGTGGCCAGTGAAGGCACTGGCCATCCCGGGTAATGTTGGTGTCTCAGACCCCCCAGACCATGGCACTGGGCTGTATCTCGCCCCGTTTTCTTGCCGTTCCGCCCCATTCTGAGTCACCCCCTTGGGCCCCAGAGGAGCCACCACCCCCTGAGACCCCGtgcgctgcccagcccagcccctgcctccccgtcctgctcctccctgcgcgGGCTGCAGCCCCACCGGTGCCTCTTCCCACGGGACCGAGCTCGGCCGTGGCCGTGCTGGGGTCGGCCCcgtggtggggatggagaggaggaaggagatgcccaGTCTCCTGCCCCGTGGGGCAGGTCCTGACCCCGAGGCGGTGAAACCTGCTCGGGACTGAGCTCTGATGCTGCggctcctcctgtcccctgcaGACGTGGTGACCCTGGATGCGAACACGGCTCATTCCCAACTCGTCCTGTCGGACGATCGGAGCCGCGTGAAGTGGCAAAGCGAAGAGCGGGACCTGCCCGACATCCCGGAGAGATTTATGTATTTGTCCTGCGTTTTAGGCCGGGAGGGGTTCCGGGAGGGGAGACActgctgggaggtggaggtggagggggaggtgggaggcGACGCGTGGTGGGGTGTTGGGGTGGCCAGGGAGTCTGTGGAGAGGAAGAGGTTCTCGGACTGGAGCCCTGAAGGAGGGATCTGGGCAGTGCAGCACAGCTGTGGGCGTTTCGTGTCTCtcacctctcctcccaccctcctcccccagtccccgctccccagcaggATCTGGGTCTGTCTGGACTGCGCCCGGGGGCTGGTGACTTTCCTCCATGCCGACACCGGCGTCGAGATCTTCACGTTCCCACCAGCCTCGTTCAAAGGGGAGACCCTGCGCCCCTGCTTTTGGgtagaaacagagaaaacccaGCTTTGCCTGAGGGGCAGCGCCCCCCAGACCctcatccccccttccctcccctccccagccgccggcagcccctgcccttctccagagACTCCCCGCGCTCCTCTCCTGGATCCCGCGGGAGACGTCcatccctgtgccccagcccagggagcagagggagagtgaggggcaggggatggaggggggtcgCTTCGGGGTGTCATGTCCCCTCCAGGAGGCTGCGAGCGGCTGGGGGGGGTGTCGTCCTTTCGGCTTTGATGGAGGGAATTTTCCTTCGGCTCTGGGTTGCCTTTTTGGATTTAGCGGGCGAGAACACGACGTCGGGACGCGGCCGAGAGCCGTTTCCGTCCGTCAGTcgagggcttttttcttttttttcgccTTCCCCGTCGCAGCCCAGCGGGAGCGCGGCCGGGAGAAGGCGCCCAAAAGGGATATTCCGCCCCACGGGCATCCCGTTGAGGATAGAAACGGGGGGTCGCTGCCGGGGGTGGCGTAGGGGGCCGGGACCCGCCGTCGACGCTGGGGACGGGCCGGGCAACCAGCGCTCGGGTGGGGAGGGCAACTCGGCATCGGGTCGCTTTATCCCGTacattattttacaataaatatcGGTCTTTTCCTCACCCGTTGCTCCTCTATTCGACCGCCTGACCCCCAACACACGAGGGTCTTTTTCCcgccccttttctccctcttctcccctcccccccccacaccccacaacGCGGGGGGACAGGCAACGGCCGCTGTCTGGTCCTACATTGCTGACGTGGGGTTAaaccccaccccctcccacccctgggGGAGTCCAGGGGGGCCAGGACCCCCTGGGaacctcttggaaacccttggggacccccgtTGGAAcaccttgggaccccttggaatcCCCTGGACCCCTTGGGAACCATGGAGACTCTCTTGGAAACCATTGGGGACCCCCTCGGAatcccttgggaccccttggaacaccttggaaccccttgggaccccttggaaacccttggggacccctcggaaccccttgggaccccttggaaccccatgggaccccttggaaccccttgggacacCTTGGAAGCCCCTCGGACGCCTTGGAAACCATTGGGAACCCCTTgcaaacccttggggacccctcactgagggaggagggatgaggatggaggagggaataggaatggaggagggatggagggatggagggatgaaggaggagggatgaggagggagggatgaggatggatggagagagggaggagggatgaggatggaggaggTAATAggaatggaggagggatggagggaggagcgatgagggatggaggagggatggagggatgagggatagagggaggagggatgagggat
This DNA window, taken from Chroicocephalus ridibundus chromosome 28, bChrRid1.1, whole genome shotgun sequence, encodes the following:
- the LOC134507787 gene encoding butyrophilin subfamily 3 member A2-like, whose product is MGFPASPRGLLSYFLTLHLLRLGSAEFRVVGPDRPLLATVGQDVVLPCHLSPRADARSWEIWWIRHQFSETVHLYRKGEDLDWAQMREYAGRTELVRDGLSGGTLDLRLAGVRPSDDGQYVCTVRDAASYGEATVELEVAAMGSVPLLSLEAHQDGGIRVVCGSAGWYPQPQVLWKAANGQRLPSVSRRRSSDERGLFEIQDVVVVSGKGDGNLSCVVRNSRLEQEQASSLHISAPFFHNARHWMAALGVFLMLSVASFGVIAYLWRRKVGLSRALGNRDAELEEQAARLDVVTLDANTAHSQLVLSDDRSRVKWQSEERDLPDIPERFMYLSCVLGREGFREGRHCWEVEVEGESPLPSRIWVCLDCARGLVTFLHADTGVEIFTFPPASFKGETLRPCFWPSGSAAGRRRPKGIFRPTGIPLRIETGGRCRGWRRGPGPAVDAGDGPGNQRSGGEGNSASGRFIPYIILQ